Below is a window of Prosthecochloris sp. GSB1 DNA.
CGGGTGGACGAACACACGAAGGACTTCATCGAAAAAGCCATCTTCGCCGAAAACGCCAATCCCAGCGCGGTCTTCAAGGTGCTGACCGGGGAAGCGAAGATCACGCAGGAAATGGCCGAAGCGCTCAACACCTCCCTCCAGGAAGGATTCGCCCTGAGAAAAGCGTTACAGGACAACAGCGGCGAAATGATATCCTTCCTCAGGGCGCTCAACGGCGAATACATTCCTTCGGGGCCGGGAGGCGACATCGTGCGCGACGGAGCGAGCATTCTTCCGACCGGACGCAACATGCACGCCATCGACCCCTGGCGCATCCCCTCGGAACTGGCGTTCAAGCGTGGCCGCCAGATAGCCGACACGATCATCAGGAAACACCAGGAGGAAAACGGCGGCGCGTATCCCGAAACCATCGCCCAGGTGCTCTGGGGCCTCGATACGATCAAAAGCAAGGGCGAGGCCGTCGCGGTAATCATCAACCTCATCGGCGCGGAACCGGCCTATGACGCACAGGGCAAGATCAGCCACTACAGCCTCGTGCCTCTCGAAAAGCTCGGACGGCCGAGAATCGACGTACTCATCCAGATCAGCTCCATCTTCCGCGACACCTTCGGCGTGCTCGTGGACCTTCTGGACAAACTGGTCAAGGACGCGGCGAAAGCCATTGAGCCGGAAGAGATGAACCATGTAAGGAAACATGTCGAAGAAGCCGTTGCCAAGGGGCAGGATTTCGAATCGGCCACCGCCCGGCTCTTCACCCAGGCTCCCGGCAGTTACGGCTCCATGGTCGAGGAACTGATCGAGGACTCGGCCTGGGAATCGGAAGACGACCTGGACAACATGTTCGTCAAGAGGACCAGTTACGCCTATGGCGGCAACCGCTACGGCGACCAGCAGCCCGAAATCCTCGAAAGCCTGCTCGGCACCGTGGACAGGGTCGTGCAGCAGGTGGACTCAGCCGAGTACGGCATTTCCGATATCGACCGCTACTTCTCCTCTTCCGGCGCCCTGCAACTTTCGGCTCGAAAGAGAAACCAGAAAGGCGGCGAAGTCAAGCTGAATTACGTCGAAACGTTCACGGCCGACGTGAAAGTCGACGATGCCGACAAGGCGCTGAAAGTCGAATTCCGAACCAAACTGCTCAACCCGAAATGGTTCGAAACCCTTCTCGAGCAGGGCCACAGCGGAGCGACAGAGATCAGTAACCGCTTCACCTACATGCTCGGCTGGGATGCCGTCACAAAAGGCGTCGACGACTGGGTGTACAAGAAAGCGGCCGAAACCTACGCTTTCGATCCGAAAATGCGGGAACGTCTTCTGAAGGCCAATCCCCAGGCTTTCAAGAATATCGTCGGTCGAATGCTCGAGGCGAGCGGCCGTGGGATGTGGTCCGCGGATGCAGACACTATCGAAAAACTGCAGGAAATCTACTCCGATCTCGAAGACCGCCTGGAAGGCATTGAAGTCTGACCGTACGAAAAAACCCTGCATAAAAAAGGCGTCGACATGGCGCCTTTTTCTTTTTTCGGCGATAAACACGCTCATAACACGCAAACACTCCGCCAAACCATCGAAACACTGCGCATTGCTTTTATTTTTTACTTTCGAGTTTGATATATTTCAAGAAATTTCTTCCATGCCTGCAGAAAGAAAGCATAGCGTATCCAGAAGTTTCTGGCGTTTTTTCGAGATAGCTCTTTTCTTCCTCGTCTCGGTCCTCGGTTACAACTTTCTGGCCAAAACGACTTCGGTCAACGCCAAATCGAAAAGCCGCGAGCACTCGGAACGGGGCATTCCCGTCAAAAGCTTTTTCCCCGGCGAAGCCGTCGCCAAGTTTTTCTTTCAGGACACAACATCTCCCTCCCGCCGAAATCGCGGCATTACCGAAATCCGCGGCAATACCCTTTCGCCTGGCGGCATGACCGCCTCGACCGTTTTTTCGACCGCACAAGGATTCCGCGCCCGTCCCGAAACACAACATCTCCCTCGTTCAGTTTTTTCGATTCCCGCTTTCAATCCTGACCTTTTCCAGCAAAAGCGGGTGTTGATCATTTGATACCCGCGTATCCGGGCATGCTCCCTGCATGAGGCGAACAGCTCAGAAGCGCGACGCCCCGAACGGAGAACATGCCGGCCATCCCCCCAACCGCGTATCCGGACAATCTGATCATCGTTTATCGGACAGCAATTTTCCATAGAGAAGTATTTTTATGCGCTTTCTCTTTCTGACAATGGAGGCCACGAACAACAGCGCGCTCAAGAGCGCCGCTGCGGTGCTGAACCGTGAGTTCGGCTGTGACCTCGATGTCAGGGTATTCAATCTTGGAATCTGCAATGGTGAGGACGTCTGGAAGAAACTCAGGGAGGCGCTGCCCGGGACGGATTTCATTTTCGGCTCGATGCTCTTCAGCGAGGAAATCGTCCGGCCGCTAGAGCGCATTCTGTCGGAAGCCGCATGTCCGGTCTGTATCATCACGAGCAACCCGTCGCTTATCCGCCAGACGCGCCTCGGCCGCTTCGTCATGCAAAAACCCGACGGCGGCGAAAAATGGAAAAGCGTGTTCGGCGCATGGGCGGACAAGCTGAAACCGAAAAAAAGCCACGGCGAAAGCCAGCGCCAGCTCGCCCTGGTCCGCAACATCGGCAAGGTGATGAAACACATTCCGGGCAAAGCCAGGGACATCCATACCTTCATCGCCGCCCACCAGTTCTGGCTGAACGGATCGGACGAAAACATGCTCCACTTTCTCTGCATGCTCGTGGACCGTTACGTCCCGGACTTCAAGGGAAAGCACCTGCCGGTCAAGGACCCGGTATTCTATCCGGAAACCGCTCTCTTCCACCCGGACGCCCCCGAACCGTTCCAAAGCGCGGCGAAGTTCAGGGAATGGCACAACAGGACAAAACCGGCGCGAGGCGGCGGCCAGGTCGCGATACTCTGCATGCGGGCAACGGTACTCGGCCGAAACATGCAGCACATAGAACAACTGCTGCGAGCGCTCGAGGCAAGGAATATCGACACATGCATCGCCTACAGCGGCGGACTCGACTTCCGCCCCGCGCTCGACAGGTTCTTCCGGAGTGAAAACCCCGCAAGGATCGTCCCGGACCTGCTCATCAACGCAACCGGTTTCTCCCTCGTCGGCGGACCCGCCGAAAACAACGCCCCCGAAGCGGTTGCGGCGCTGAAAAAAACCGGCGTGCCTTATATCAACCTGGTATCGCTCTCTTTCCAGTCCATCCGGCAGTGGCGAACAGGCAACCAGGGGCTGACACCGCTCCAGACGGCCCTGAGCGTGGCCATTCCTGAACTCGACGGAGCGATCGAACCGCATGTCTACGCCGGCATGGACGAACAGAGCGACAGGACGCTTCCCCTCCCTGCCGAAATTGAAAGCGTGGCCGACCGTGTCGTCAAGCATGTCCGCCTCCGGAGCAGGAAACCCGCGGACAAGAAGGTGGCGATCGTGCTGTTCAATTTCCCGCCCAACCTCGGCAACGCCGGGACCGCCGCCTATCTGGATGTATTCGAAAGCCTTTTCAGACTGCTTTGCGAAATGAAGCAGGCCGGCTACGGCGTCAGGCTTCCGCGGAGCGCCGACGATCTGCGGGAGGAACTGCTCGGAGGCAACAGGACCGCCCTCGGCACCGACGGCAACGTGGCCGAACAGCTCCCGGTCGAATCGTACCGGAAACTCTGTCGCTGGCATACCGAGATCGAATCGTTCTGGGGTGACGCTCCGGGCGAGATTCTCAATGACGGCAAGGCCTTTCATATTCTCGGAGCGCGGTTCGGCAACATTTTCGTCGGTCAACAGCCGAGTTTCGGATACGAACGCGATCCGATGCGCCTGCTGACCGCGAAGAACGCCTCTCCCAATCACGCATTCGCCGCGTTCTACGCTTGGCTGGAGCATGTCTACCAGGCAGACGCGGTCATTCATTTCGGAACGCACGGCGCCCTGGAATTCATGCCGGGCAAACAGGCTGGCCTCAGCACATCCTGCTGGCCGAAACGGCTTCTGGGAAGCCTGCCGAATTTCTACTATTATTGCGTCAACAACCCCAGCGAAGGCGCCATCGCAAAAAGACGGGGTTTCGCGACGCTGGTCAGCTACCTTTCCCCGCCGCTGGAACAGGCCGGCCTCTACAAGGGGCTCCGCAGGCTGCGCGAGCTTATCGGGGCATACCAGAGGCAACCTTCAGCCGAAGTGCTTCGCCAGATCGACGACCTCGCGGCTGAACTCGATCTCGGCGCGGAGCCGAAAGAATCCGGCGTGGATGTCCGCGTCTCGGCGCTGAACGGCGAACTCTACCAGGTGGAGGAGCGCATGATTCCCCTCGGCCTGCATGTCCTCGGCGACGTTCCCGAGCCTCAGCGCCTCGTGGATCATCTGGCCTTTCTCGCGGCGCATTCGCGGCCCGAGCTGGGCAACATGTCGCTTCCGGAATATATCTGCCGACAGAAAAACCTCGATTACCAAAGCCTGTTCGAAGAAAAAAACCGTGACAGGGACAGCTCCGAAACGTGGCGGGATATCATGCGAATCAGCCGGGAAACGATCCGTCTGTTTATCGGCCGGCCCCTGCCGCCCGATGCGGGAAAGGATCTCCGGGCCCGAATCCTGGAAAGCAGTCTCCCCGTCCGGCAGTCGGAGTCCGAACAGTACCTGCACCGCGAAGGGGTTTTCAGACCCGGCCAGCTCGACGGGCTATGGACGTTCCTGCAACGGGTGCTCGTGGCGATCACGGCCGGCCGTGAAATCCCCGCCATGCTGGAAGCGCTCTCAGGCTGCTATATCGAGCCCTCTCCGGGCAACGATCTCGTCAGGAATCCTGAAATCGTTCCGACAGGAAGAAACATCCACAGCCTCGACCCGTTCGCCATGCCGTCATCCTTCGCCATGGAACGTGGATCGAAATCCGCCGAGGCCTTGCTTGAACGATACCGCGATGAATGCGGGAGCCTGCCGGAATCGATCGCTCTCGTGCTCTGGGGCACGGACAACCTCAAAAACGACGGAGAAAGTGTCGCTCAGGCGCTCGCCCTTCTGGGCGCGCGCACGAAAGCTGACGAACTCGGCAAGATCAGCGATGTCGAACTGATTCCTC
It encodes the following:
- a CDS encoding magnesium chelatase subunit H, producing the protein MRFLFLTMEATNNSALKSAAAVLNREFGCDLDVRVFNLGICNGEDVWKKLREALPGTDFIFGSMLFSEEIVRPLERILSEAACPVCIITSNPSLIRQTRLGRFVMQKPDGGEKWKSVFGAWADKLKPKKSHGESQRQLALVRNIGKVMKHIPGKARDIHTFIAAHQFWLNGSDENMLHFLCMLVDRYVPDFKGKHLPVKDPVFYPETALFHPDAPEPFQSAAKFREWHNRTKPARGGGQVAILCMRATVLGRNMQHIEQLLRALEARNIDTCIAYSGGLDFRPALDRFFRSENPARIVPDLLINATGFSLVGGPAENNAPEAVAALKKTGVPYINLVSLSFQSIRQWRTGNQGLTPLQTALSVAIPELDGAIEPHVYAGMDEQSDRTLPLPAEIESVADRVVKHVRLRSRKPADKKVAIVLFNFPPNLGNAGTAAYLDVFESLFRLLCEMKQAGYGVRLPRSADDLREELLGGNRTALGTDGNVAEQLPVESYRKLCRWHTEIESFWGDAPGEILNDGKAFHILGARFGNIFVGQQPSFGYERDPMRLLTAKNASPNHAFAAFYAWLEHVYQADAVIHFGTHGALEFMPGKQAGLSTSCWPKRLLGSLPNFYYYCVNNPSEGAIAKRRGFATLVSYLSPPLEQAGLYKGLRRLRELIGAYQRQPSAEVLRQIDDLAAELDLGAEPKESGVDVRVSALNGELYQVEERMIPLGLHVLGDVPEPQRLVDHLAFLAAHSRPELGNMSLPEYICRQKNLDYQSLFEEKNRDRDSSETWRDIMRISRETIRLFIGRPLPPDAGKDLRARILESSLPVRQSESEQYLHREGVFRPGQLDGLWTFLQRVLVAITAGREIPAMLEALSGCYIEPSPGNDLVRNPEIVPTGRNIHSLDPFAMPSSFAMERGSKSAEALLERYRDECGSLPESIALVLWGTDNLKNDGESVAQALALLGARTKADELGKISDVELIPLAELGRPRIDVVITVSGIFRDLLSHQIRLLDKAVRLAAEADENEEFNHVRRHVREQAEREAISRKDAAARIFANAPGSYGANVNHLVESGTWENDDELATTFVNRKSFAYNADGSWEESPEILTSALRNVTLAYQNIDSFEIGISDIDHYYEYLGGVSKTVERVSESKPKVMVGDSNGFGEKKNICSLERMIALEARTKLLNPKWYESMLEHGYEGVREIESHLSNTYGWSATASAVGNWTYQQFNETYLQDMEMLERLRDLNPHATMSMTGRLLEANARGFWKTDSGTIEELRDLYADLESRIEGAHSET